One Calditrichia bacterium DNA window includes the following coding sequences:
- a CDS encoding peptidoglycan DD-metalloendopeptidase family protein, which produces MKCFRFAIFMVFIFNILSAQNNMGGGGMDFSRQDFPCLTAEKRMEIQQQLDASIQDLLNRGIIESARTEQVTLMEWPVIGALGQTDYGYHGISNFVDQNSAFPNQLQDYNCGERTYDLASGYNHQGVDIFTWPFGWYRMDNDEIIIVAAAPGTIIFKASGNNDRSCGFNGSDWNAVYVQHSDGSVAWYGHMKKNSPTAKNVGETVVAGEYLGVVGSSGNSTGPHLHLEIHDAGGNLIEPFQGACNSLNTESWWAEQPPYYDSAINRVMTHSAPPVFPSCPTQEVVNAKDAFLGGERVYFATYYRDQLNGQLSEFRIRQPNGVVWQSWSHASTEPHYQASYWYWWWNLPANPFYGVWQFEVTFEGETYVHEFTVGTVGIDDQVEKLQSFKLNQNYPNPFNPTTTISYEMPVSGSVKITIFDAMGREVRRLVNQMQPAGSHIIEWNGKAADGNRVESGVYYYRLEAGNFRETKQMTLTQ; this is translated from the coding sequence ATGAAGTGTTTTCGATTTGCGATATTTATGGTGTTTATTTTCAACATATTAAGCGCCCAAAATAATATGGGTGGCGGTGGAATGGATTTTTCGCGACAAGATTTCCCCTGTTTAACAGCAGAAAAGCGCATGGAAATTCAGCAACAGCTCGATGCAAGTATTCAGGATTTACTAAATCGTGGTATCATCGAATCTGCAAGAACAGAACAGGTGACGTTGATGGAATGGCCGGTAATCGGTGCATTGGGTCAAACGGATTACGGTTACCACGGTATTTCCAATTTTGTGGATCAAAATTCAGCATTTCCCAATCAATTGCAGGATTACAATTGCGGTGAACGAACTTATGACCTTGCCTCCGGTTACAACCATCAGGGCGTGGATATTTTTACCTGGCCGTTCGGCTGGTACCGGATGGATAATGACGAAATTATCATCGTTGCGGCGGCACCCGGCACGATTATTTTTAAAGCTTCCGGCAATAACGATCGCAGTTGTGGATTTAACGGGTCGGATTGGAACGCCGTTTATGTGCAGCACAGCGATGGCTCCGTAGCCTGGTACGGACACATGAAAAAGAACTCACCAACCGCCAAAAATGTTGGTGAAACAGTTGTTGCCGGGGAATATCTTGGCGTTGTCGGCAGTTCCGGCAATTCGACCGGGCCGCATTTGCATCTGGAGATACACGATGCCGGTGGCAATTTGATTGAACCGTTTCAGGGCGCTTGCAATAGCCTGAATACAGAATCGTGGTGGGCTGAGCAACCTCCGTATTACGATTCTGCGATTAATCGGGTAATGACCCACTCCGCACCGCCGGTTTTTCCGAGCTGTCCCACTCAGGAAGTGGTCAATGCGAAAGATGCATTTTTAGGAGGAGAGAGGGTCTATTTCGCAACCTATTACCGCGATCAACTGAACGGTCAACTCAGTGAATTCCGTATTCGTCAGCCCAACGGCGTTGTTTGGCAAAGTTGGTCTCATGCATCAACCGAGCCGCACTATCAGGCATCGTACTGGTATTGGTGGTGGAATTTGCCAGCGAACCCATTTTATGGCGTTTGGCAGTTTGAAGTTACATTTGAAGGTGAAACATACGTTCACGAATTCACTGTCGGGACTGTTGGCATTGATGATCAAGTTGAGAAATTACAATCGTTTAAGCTGAATCAAAATTACCCGAACCCGTTTAATCCAACAACCACAATATCGTATGAAATGCCTGTTTCCGGCTCGGTAAAAATTACGATTTTTGACGCAATGGGCAGAGAAGTGCGCCGGCTGGTAAATCAAATGCAGCCTGCCGGAAGCCACATTATTGAGTGGAATGGCAAAGCCGCAGATGGCAATCGGGTTGAATCCGGTGTGTATTATTACCGATTGGAGGCGGGGAATTTTCGGGAAACCAAACAAATGACATTAACACAGTGA
- a CDS encoding MotA/TolQ/ExbB proton channel family protein, translating to MTKLYFQGGNFMLPILVMWIFGLIIGFVKLFHLLRAEWQSRQVMRNVQSALRKQNVRAALAICETQKDPVSTILTAGLIYANDNIADAEKAVTNVGSIQTALLERGMIWLGFIIVAAPMLGFTGTVWGMVEAFKAIQMVDDISPAVVAGGISQALLTTLFGLVVAMSIQLIYNLANTRIDQLVLNMEEVSILLVDSLKGK from the coding sequence ATGACAAAATTGTATTTTCAGGGCGGCAATTTTATGTTACCGATTTTGGTCATGTGGATTTTCGGCTTAATAATCGGGTTCGTAAAATTATTCCATTTGTTACGTGCTGAATGGCAATCGCGACAGGTTATGCGCAACGTTCAATCTGCATTGCGCAAACAAAATGTCCGCGCTGCGTTGGCTATTTGCGAAACACAAAAAGATCCTGTTTCCACAATATTAACAGCTGGTCTGATTTATGCAAACGACAACATTGCTGACGCGGAGAAAGCAGTTACAAATGTGGGCAGTATTCAAACGGCGTTGCTAGAGCGCGGTATGATCTGGCTGGGATTTATCATCGTTGCGGCGCCAATGTTGGGGTTTACCGGCACGGTTTGGGGAATGGTTGAGGCTTTCAAAGCCATTCAAATGGTTGATGATATTTCACCTGCTGTTGTTGCCGGGGGGATTTCGCAGGCGTTACTAACCACATTATTTGGATTGGTTGTGGCAATGAGTATCCAGCTAATTTATAATTTGGCAAATACACGAATTGATCAACTGGTGCTAAATATGGAAGAAGTTTCGATATTGCTGGTGGATAGTTTAAAGGGGAAATAA
- a CDS encoding LruC domain-containing protein — protein MKFANFLKMMLAGLIVFVSLSSGCKKVSSGPGPDSEIPDDFDYNTTRSINVRFEALSPSGNPIQAVRCNVYKEGYGDNNQLGQLLVSGFTNSNGILETVFSVPATQDSVYLEMQFIGMLNASMAPVKNGDLVFILGQGVEGQEFISDGARPRRMTLNRTTNTPDFIFMGDWNNKGKPDYLEAERDEFTEEFLTGINQSLPEGESVVDLHPEFLAAGNETNIVLTNNADIWVTFVHEGAGYKNVLAYYTYPNDNPPASDNDVSEITIIFPNVSVDGSRVLQAGDKVFLGSFEAGTTVAWTLIADGYDDPHDEVTVGNGLIYSDAELNDGPSDKQQHMILLRDVLTNNLIMGFEDILRSTGGDEDFNDAVFYATVDPISAISGYIPTTDDDNVDTDGDGIPDFQDEFPTSPDSAYSTSDPAEATYYTLAFEDDWPVQGDLDFNDLVIDYNFEKIANANNEIVSLKGNFVVRAAGSLKSNIFGIQFDNLQPSDIRGTAGEIITCSHVTFATNGVEAGQSRAVIIVLDDARLVLPPSDPSYTANSQEGVPYVSPDTFSVVISFTNPVTPQELGSAPYNPFLISDGNRGYEVHLSGAIPTDLVDEALFGTEDDASQAQNGRYYRTQNNLTWALNIPDVWDYPFEGVYVRDAYNHFFGWVQSGGTGNQNWFNDTRDESMIYVPYGISKRR, from the coding sequence ATGAAGTTTGCAAATTTCCTAAAAATGATGCTGGCAGGATTGATCGTTTTTGTTTCGCTATCCAGCGGTTGCAAAAAAGTCAGTTCCGGACCCGGTCCTGATTCAGAAATTCCGGATGACTTCGATTACAACACTACACGAAGCATCAATGTTCGATTCGAAGCTCTTTCCCCTTCAGGCAACCCGATTCAGGCAGTGCGTTGCAATGTCTACAAAGAGGGTTACGGCGATAACAATCAATTAGGCCAATTGCTCGTTTCCGGATTTACCAACAGCAATGGTATTCTGGAAACCGTGTTCAGCGTTCCCGCAACGCAGGACAGTGTATATCTGGAAATGCAATTTATCGGAATGCTGAATGCCAGCATGGCACCGGTGAAAAATGGCGATCTCGTTTTTATCCTCGGTCAAGGTGTGGAAGGTCAGGAATTTATATCCGATGGCGCCCGCCCAAGACGGATGACACTCAACCGAACCACCAACACACCGGATTTTATCTTCATGGGCGATTGGAACAACAAAGGAAAACCAGACTATCTGGAAGCTGAGCGGGATGAGTTTACCGAAGAATTTTTAACTGGTATCAACCAATCTCTCCCGGAAGGTGAATCCGTCGTGGATTTGCATCCGGAATTTTTGGCAGCAGGAAACGAAACCAACATTGTTTTAACCAATAATGCAGATATCTGGGTGACATTCGTTCATGAAGGTGCCGGTTACAAAAATGTATTGGCTTATTACACTTATCCAAATGACAATCCCCCGGCATCCGATAACGATGTTTCTGAAATCACCATTATTTTCCCGAATGTGAGCGTCGACGGAAGTAGAGTTTTGCAAGCCGGCGACAAAGTATTTCTTGGATCATTTGAGGCAGGAACAACAGTTGCCTGGACACTGATTGCTGATGGCTATGATGACCCCCATGATGAAGTAACCGTTGGTAATGGGTTAATATACTCTGATGCCGAATTGAACGATGGGCCATCGGATAAGCAACAGCACATGATTTTACTGCGTGACGTTCTCACAAACAACCTGATAATGGGATTCGAAGACATTCTCCGCTCCACCGGCGGTGATGAAGATTTTAACGACGCTGTATTTTACGCAACGGTGGACCCGATTTCCGCAATCAGCGGCTACATCCCAACCACGGATGACGACAATGTTGACACAGATGGCGACGGCATCCCCGATTTTCAGGATGAATTCCCCACAAGCCCGGATTCCGCATACAGCACATCCGATCCTGCAGAAGCAACCTATTACACCCTCGCGTTTGAGGATGATTGGCCGGTTCAGGGTGATCTGGATTTCAACGATTTGGTTATTGATTACAATTTTGAAAAAATTGCCAACGCAAACAACGAGATTGTCAGCCTGAAAGGTAACTTTGTCGTTCGTGCAGCGGGTTCGCTTAAATCCAATATTTTTGGCATCCAGTTTGATAATCTGCAGCCTTCGGATATCCGCGGAACTGCCGGCGAAATTATCACCTGTAGCCATGTCACTTTTGCAACCAACGGTGTCGAAGCCGGGCAAAGCCGGGCGGTTATCATCGTATTGGACGATGCCCGATTGGTACTGCCACCCTCGGACCCGAGTTATACGGCAAATAGTCAGGAAGGTGTGCCATACGTATCACCGGATACATTTTCTGTAGTCATCAGTTTTACGAATCCGGTTACGCCACAAGAATTGGGCTCCGCACCCTATAACCCATTTCTGATTTCTGATGGCAATCGCGGGTACGAAGTTCACCTCAGTGGTGCAATTCCAACAGATTTAGTGGACGAAGCGCTCTTCGGCACCGAAGATGACGCCAGTCAAGCCCAAAACGGGCGCTACTATCGCACTCAAAACAATCTTACATGGGCACTGAATATTCCGGATGTTTGGGATTATCCCTTCGAAGGCGTGTATGTTCGGGATGCATATAACCACTTTTTCGGATGGGTTCAAAGCGGTGGGACCGGTAATCAAAACTGGTTTAACGATACCAGAGATGAAAGTATGATTTACGTGCCTTACGGCATCTCAAAAAGAAGATAA
- a CDS encoding metallophosphoesterase family protein — protein MKIAIISDIHDHRKKLENALSQIQDADKLICCGDLCSPFIVKDLASGFSKPIHIVFGNNDGDLFRITQVANDFDHVHLHGEVADLLIDNKRFAVSHFDNIGRMLATSDAFDVVCFGHNHKYEVSYDGDTLRINPGEIMGELTGHSSFVVYDTESGEVIKYEVQK, from the coding sequence ATGAAAATCGCGATTATTTCCGACATTCACGATCACCGGAAAAAATTGGAAAATGCACTTTCCCAAATTCAGGATGCCGACAAGCTGATATGCTGCGGCGATCTTTGCTCACCGTTTATTGTGAAAGATTTGGCCAGCGGGTTTTCCAAACCGATTCACATCGTTTTTGGCAATAACGATGGCGATCTGTTCCGCATTACCCAGGTTGCCAACGATTTTGATCATGTGCATTTGCATGGCGAAGTTGCCGATCTGCTGATCGATAACAAACGGTTCGCAGTTTCTCATTTCGATAATATTGGACGAATGTTGGCGACATCGGATGCGTTTGACGTGGTGTGTTTCGGGCATAATCACAAATACGAAGTAAGTTACGATGGCGATACTCTGCGGATTAACCCCGGTGAAATTATGGGTGAATTAACCGGACATTCATCATTTGTCGTTTATGATACCGAAAGCGGTGAAGTGATCAAATACGAAGTTCAGAAGTAA